From the Armatimonadia bacterium genome, one window contains:
- a CDS encoding FAD-dependent oxidoreductase, producing MKRWQCINCGYVHKGPAPPKVCPSCGAPFTAFVELDQNPKARFRRIQVVSPRPPGFRYVIVGNSSAGRSAARAIQALDPKGHVTVISEEPTPLYYRPLLPDYIGGLDRKSFFEMGKVTFDDSGLELVLGEKAERLDLEGKQVVCAGGRTFAYDALLLATGSNPLQVPWPGSEADGIAYFRTFADAERIAGMMAKATRAVVVGGGLLGLEFVRAFLARGLKITLLVRENRVGFPALDEQGGPIVQQALQDLGVDLALEEEVDSFESAQGRVTGVKTSRGRTIPCDLVGVAIGVRPRIELAREAGISTDRGILVDAHMQTSAPGVYAAGDAAQAWDRVWGQQRVNTSWHNSQEQGEAAGIAMAGGEGAYPGAVSANYQLAAGLPFCALGIASPPDLTGFEFERDAALDKRTYRKVVRRSGQIVGAALIGDLSTAGEIEEQIKAAATAPPEGPVPEPPASAVSAPAPTSIPRDSGPEAPSERGTDMKKMTEQFMKDAFAGESQAHMKYLNFAKKAEEEGKANVARLFKAASYSEQVHASRHLSVMEGIEGTAENLAAAAGGEGFEIDEMYPAYIAVAIEQDEPEAQESLNHAMQTEKVHRELYTRAKKAVDAGGDANLAELWVCDFCGFTMEGEPPDKCPLCGNLKRNFVKF from the coding sequence TTGAAACGCTGGCAGTGCATCAATTGCGGATACGTCCACAAGGGCCCGGCGCCCCCCAAGGTGTGTCCTAGCTGCGGGGCCCCCTTCACCGCCTTCGTGGAGCTGGACCAGAACCCAAAGGCTCGCTTCCGCCGGATCCAGGTAGTCAGCCCACGCCCGCCGGGCTTCCGCTACGTGATCGTCGGCAACAGCTCGGCCGGACGCTCCGCCGCGCGGGCGATCCAGGCACTCGACCCAAAGGGGCATGTCACCGTCATCTCGGAGGAGCCGACGCCGCTGTACTACCGGCCGCTGCTGCCGGACTACATCGGCGGACTTGACCGCAAGAGCTTCTTCGAGATGGGCAAGGTCACTTTCGACGACTCGGGCCTGGAGCTGGTCTTGGGCGAGAAAGCGGAGCGCCTCGATCTGGAGGGCAAACAGGTCGTCTGCGCCGGAGGACGCACCTTCGCCTACGACGCCCTGCTCCTCGCGACCGGCTCGAACCCGCTGCAGGTTCCGTGGCCGGGCAGCGAGGCCGACGGCATCGCCTACTTCCGCACCTTCGCCGATGCTGAGCGAATCGCCGGTATGATGGCGAAGGCGACCCGGGCGGTCGTGGTCGGCGGCGGCTTACTGGGCCTCGAGTTCGTCCGCGCTTTCCTCGCCCGCGGCCTCAAGATCACACTACTGGTCCGCGAGAACCGCGTGGGATTCCCAGCCCTGGATGAGCAGGGCGGGCCGATTGTCCAGCAAGCTCTGCAGGACCTCGGCGTGGACCTCGCCCTCGAGGAGGAAGTCGACAGCTTCGAGTCCGCCCAGGGCCGTGTGACGGGCGTGAAGACCTCCAGGGGTCGGACGATCCCCTGTGATCTGGTCGGCGTCGCCATCGGCGTGAGACCCCGGATCGAGCTGGCCCGAGAAGCCGGGATCAGCACCGATCGGGGCATCCTCGTTGACGCCCACATGCAGACTTCAGCTCCCGGTGTGTATGCTGCCGGCGATGCCGCCCAGGCCTGGGATCGTGTCTGGGGTCAGCAGCGCGTCAACACCTCCTGGCACAACTCCCAGGAGCAGGGCGAGGCGGCCGGTATCGCCATGGCCGGAGGCGAAGGTGCCTATCCCGGCGCCGTCTCGGCGAACTACCAGTTGGCCGCCGGACTGCCCTTCTGCGCCCTCGGGATCGCCAGTCCGCCCGACCTAACAGGCTTTGAGTTTGAGCGGGACGCTGCCCTGGACAAGCGCACCTATCGCAAGGTTGTGCGCCGCTCCGGTCAGATCGTCGGAGCGGCGCTGATCGGAGACCTGAGCACCGCCGGGGAGATCGAAGAGCAGATCAAGGCGGCCGCCACGGCACCTCCCGAAGGGCCTGTGCCTGAGCCGCCTGCATCAGCCGTGAGCGCTCCAGCACCGACGTCGATACCCAGGGACAGCGGCCCTGAGGCGCCCAGTGAGAGGGGAACCGACATGAAGAAGATGACCGAGCAGTTCATGAAGGATGCCTTCGCCGGTGAGAGCCAGGCACACATGAAGTACCTCAACTTCGCCAAGAAGGCGGAGGAGGAGGGCAAGGCCAACGTCGCCCGGCTGTTCAAGGCCGCCTCCTACTCCGAGCAGGTCCACGCCTCGCGACACCTGTCCGTGATGGAGGGCATTGAGGGGACTGCCGAGAACCTGGCCGCTGCTGCCGGCGGCGAGGGCTTTGAGATTGACGAGATGTACCCGGCCTACATCGCCGTCGCCATCGAACAAGATGAGCCCGAAGCTCAGGAGAGCCTCAACCACGCGATGCAGACCGAGAAGGTGCACAGGGAGCTGTACACGCGGGCCAAGAAGGCCGTGGACGCCGGCGGTGACGCCAACCTCGCCGAGTTGTGGGTCTGCGACTTCTGCGGCTTCACCATGGAGGGCGAACCGCCGGACAAGTGCCCGCTGTGCGGCAACCTGAAGAGGAACTTCGTCAAGTTCTAG